The following proteins come from a genomic window of Phnomibacter ginsenosidimutans:
- a CDS encoding choice-of-anchor Q domain-containing protein, which produces MFDVHYFHRMRLAIAFILSVVVFSLGSCKKDQLLTSADAKLTLATELLTFDTVFTTVGSITKSFTVVNAYDQPLNISNIQLMGGSNSAYSINVNGSSGTSFSNIRLNAFDSLYVFVKVNINPGSSDLPFLVKDSIRFSINGNTQQVQLQAYGQNARFISSGRISSNTTWNNTLPYVIVKPLTIDNGITLTITEGTRIYCNATAPIIVNGTLKALGKVYDSTRITFRGDRLDETYRDFPGTWPGIVFNNSSSNNELRYINVLNAYQAVIAQGNPNDVTPKLTLFSCQISNAYDVGLLAFNTKIVAENCLISQVGNDGETGLGGSNVLLTAGGNYTFNHCTIATYANFYQNHKQPSLFISNNSGSQSLPLQVQMDNCIVYGQGGLATDEIVVSKTGNTAFGIQLRNCLYKVKNDPANVTFLNALKNVEPLFDSISTSRQQYNFRLRDESPARNAGLAGGPSTDLDGKPRPAGTRPDIGCYEKQ; this is translated from the coding sequence ATGTTTGACGTACATTATTTTCACCGCATGAGGTTGGCCATTGCATTTATATTGTCTGTTGTTGTTTTTTCTTTGGGTAGTTGTAAAAAAGACCAACTGCTCACCAGTGCCGATGCTAAACTAACACTGGCTACAGAACTACTCACTTTCGATACGGTCTTCACCACTGTTGGTTCCATCACCAAATCATTTACTGTGGTAAATGCGTATGACCAACCACTCAACATCAGCAATATTCAATTGATGGGTGGCAGCAACTCTGCCTACAGCATCAATGTCAATGGTAGTAGTGGTACATCGTTTAGCAACATTCGCCTCAATGCATTCGATAGCTTGTATGTGTTTGTAAAAGTGAACATCAACCCAGGCAGCAGTGACTTGCCTTTTCTGGTAAAAGACAGCATTCGATTTTCCATCAATGGCAACACTCAACAAGTGCAATTGCAAGCTTACGGACAAAATGCCCGCTTCATCAGCAGTGGTCGCATCAGCAGCAATACCACCTGGAACAACACGCTTCCTTATGTAATTGTAAAACCATTGACGATAGATAACGGCATTACATTGACGATAACAGAAGGCACCCGCATTTACTGCAATGCCACAGCCCCCATTATTGTGAATGGCACCCTCAAAGCATTGGGCAAAGTGTACGATAGCACCCGCATCACTTTTCGTGGCGACAGGCTGGATGAAACCTACCGCGACTTTCCCGGCACATGGCCTGGCATAGTGTTCAACAACAGTAGCAGCAACAATGAGCTGCGCTACATCAATGTGCTCAATGCTTATCAAGCCGTGATTGCACAAGGAAATCCTAATGACGTTACGCCAAAGCTCACATTGTTTAGCTGCCAAATCAGTAATGCGTATGATGTAGGCCTGCTGGCTTTCAATACCAAAATTGTAGCGGAAAACTGTCTCATTTCGCAAGTGGGCAATGATGGCGAAACCGGTCTTGGCGGCAGCAACGTACTCCTTACCGCAGGAGGTAATTATACCTTCAATCATTGTACCATTGCTACCTATGCCAACTTTTATCAAAACCACAAGCAGCCTTCGCTGTTCATCAGCAACAACAGTGGTTCACAAAGCCTGCCGCTGCAAGTGCAAATGGATAACTGTATTGTATACGGGCAGGGCGGTTTGGCTACCGATGAAATAGTGGTGAGCAAAACTGGCAACACCGCCTTCGGCATTCAGCTGCGCAACTGTTTGTACAAAGTAAAAAATGATCCGGCCAATGTGACTTTTCTGAATGCACTGAAAAATGTGGAGCCCCTGTTCGACAGCATCAGTACCAGCCGGCAGCAGTATAATTTCCGCCTGAGAGATGAATCGCCGGCCCGCAATGCCGGCTTAGCAGGCGGCCCCAGCACCGACCTCGACGGTAAGCCCCGCCCTGCAGGCACCCGACCCGATATTGGCTGCTACGAAAAACAATAA
- a CDS encoding PSP1 domain-containing protein: MGCGSCGSGSSGKPNGCKSNGGCSSGGCNRMNVHDWLANLPFADPNSSCKIVEVSFNQGSRKEYYRNASLQYFAKGELVTVEGVSGFDVGEVSLSGELVRMQLKKRNLPEDSADIKKILRRSTPTDLEKWQESKGREKEALIRSRAVARQLGLQMKLAEVEIQADGKKATFFYTADDRVDFRELIKIFAGEFRVKVEMRQIGPRQEAGKVGGIGSCGRELCCSTWLTDFKSVNTTAARYQNLSINQAKLSGQCGRLKCCLNYELDTYLDALQHFPNDADVLEVSRGRAFLVKKDIFKNLMWYTLPDSTKQYPLTLKRVQEIKAMNRNGERPDDLQAVEVVSNKPRDVEPEFVDVVGQISLRSLEKTSRRQREKERGNSGRGPGQDRGQGQGRGQGQNQGRGQGQQPAQGRGQGQGREQAEGGQGNNQRPPRQQQQQQRPPQQQRPPQQPGQQPPAGGQSNNQRRNKPPRGPRPPKPEGNA; the protein is encoded by the coding sequence ATGGGATGTGGAAGTTGTGGTTCGGGCTCATCGGGCAAACCCAATGGTTGCAAAAGCAACGGCGGCTGTAGCAGCGGCGGTTGTAACCGCATGAATGTGCACGATTGGCTGGCCAATTTACCCTTTGCTGACCCCAACAGCAGTTGCAAAATTGTAGAGGTAAGCTTCAATCAGGGAAGCCGTAAAGAATATTATCGCAATGCATCGTTGCAATATTTTGCCAAGGGCGAACTGGTAACGGTAGAAGGTGTCAGCGGTTTTGATGTAGGCGAAGTAAGCCTGAGCGGCGAACTGGTACGCATGCAACTCAAAAAGCGCAACCTGCCCGAAGACAGTGCTGATATTAAAAAAATACTGCGCCGCAGTACACCCACCGATTTGGAGAAATGGCAGGAAAGCAAAGGCCGCGAAAAGGAAGCCCTCATTCGCAGCCGTGCCGTAGCCCGGCAATTGGGCCTGCAAATGAAACTGGCTGAAGTAGAAATACAAGCGGATGGCAAAAAAGCGACCTTCTTTTACACCGCCGACGACCGGGTGGATTTTCGGGAGCTCATTAAAATTTTTGCCGGCGAGTTTAGGGTAAAAGTAGAAATGCGCCAGATTGGCCCCCGCCAGGAAGCCGGCAAAGTAGGTGGCATTGGCAGCTGTGGCCGTGAGCTCTGCTGCAGCACCTGGCTCACCGATTTTAAGAGTGTGAACACCACGGCGGCCCGCTATCAAAACCTGAGCATCAACCAGGCCAAACTGAGTGGCCAGTGCGGCCGCCTCAAGTGCTGCCTCAACTACGAGCTGGATACTTACCTCGATGCCTTACAACATTTTCCCAACGATGCCGATGTGCTGGAAGTGAGCCGTGGCCGGGCCTTTTTGGTGAAGAAAGATATTTTCAAAAACCTGATGTGGTACACCCTGCCCGACAGCACCAAGCAATACCCGCTGACGCTGAAACGGGTACAAGAAATAAAAGCCATGAACCGCAATGGCGAACGCCCCGACGATTTGCAAGCGGTTGAAGTGGTGAGCAACAAACCACGTGATGTTGAACCCGAATTTGTAGATGTGGTGGGCCAAATCAGCCTGCGCAGCCTGGAAAAAACAAGCCGCCGCCAACGGGAAAAAGAACGGGGCAATAGCGGCCGGGGGCCTGGACAAGACCGAGGTCAAGGACAAGGAAGAGGACAGGGACAGAATCAGGGACGTGGACAAGGGCAGCAACCAGCACAAGGCCGAGGTCAAGGTCAAGGACGGGAGCAGGCCGAAGGCGGACAGGGCAACAACCAACGACCGCCACGCCAGCAGCAACAGCAGCAGCGACCGCCACAACAACAACGGCCACCACAGCAACCGGGCCAGCAGCCACCAGCCGGCGGACAGAGCAACAACCAGCGGCGCAATAAACCGCCCCGTGGCCCAAGACCGCCAAAGCCCGAAGGCAACGCCTAA
- a CDS encoding DUF4836 family protein, with protein MNRNRFAGLLVLAAIVLASCGKKGPEYTRYIPKSAGYVLAFDVKSMVQKLEKDSLSIENMMQVLKDEKGNTGYTEALDMWKQFKDAGIDFQSRVFVAVPEMNFNGGSLSFQLVAGLEDAAKLEAFIGKQFKDAKIEKMGDISVVSLPMVSIGWKKDAVMMVGKQSTADYGMVDMNDLMGDTAAGNTTAPVLSTNTKEDIKKYFELKKDESVASIDVFNELMEKPADVAMFTSSESAAGVASNPFMNMMPQVKELIADAYSTSVINFEDGKIVIEGDSYVGKKLGDLLKKYAGPVVDMSLVERYPNANVNGVTAFSFKPELLPAFVKELGVEALVNMALSQGGVTADEIAKAFKGDFAIVFSDFAFESKSFGKDASYKSVEPTGKLLMAIRIGDKAAFDKLIGLAEKEGGIRREGNRLVPVSPQIDMEDGEMTAPMPQLGVFAGIEGDLLIISNDSTVYANYASGKAGAKLPEQARTALKDQSVGFYLNTPSILKGIPETMFDSSDVHEKNILNRSKEIFGDVWFSSGNFDGKKLTTKGEMQMAPGKNTLPQLVRYLMFIADEMKAKEKEEEEMYKRMEAEIEMQ; from the coding sequence ATGAACCGTAACCGTTTTGCAGGACTCCTCGTATTGGCCGCCATAGTGCTGGCTTCCTGCGGCAAAAAAGGCCCCGAATACACACGTTACATTCCCAAATCTGCAGGCTATGTACTGGCTTTTGATGTAAAAAGCATGGTACAAAAACTGGAGAAAGATTCGCTGAGCATCGAAAACATGATGCAGGTGCTGAAAGATGAAAAAGGCAACACCGGTTATACCGAAGCCCTGGACATGTGGAAGCAATTCAAAGACGCTGGCATCGATTTTCAGAGCCGCGTATTTGTAGCCGTACCCGAAATGAATTTCAACGGTGGCAGTCTTTCTTTTCAGCTGGTAGCAGGATTGGAAGATGCTGCAAAACTGGAAGCATTCATCGGCAAGCAATTCAAAGATGCCAAGATTGAAAAGATGGGCGACATTTCAGTTGTGAGCCTGCCCATGGTTTCTATCGGTTGGAAAAAGGATGCGGTAATGATGGTAGGTAAACAATCGACTGCTGATTATGGTATGGTGGATATGAATGACCTGATGGGCGATACTGCAGCAGGCAATACCACAGCACCTGTATTGTCTACCAATACCAAAGAAGACATCAAAAAATATTTTGAGCTGAAGAAAGACGAAAGCGTTGCCAGCATTGATGTATTCAATGAGTTAATGGAAAAGCCTGCCGATGTGGCCATGTTTACCAGCAGTGAGTCTGCAGCAGGAGTAGCCAGCAACCCTTTCATGAACATGATGCCACAGGTAAAAGAATTGATAGCTGATGCCTACAGCACTTCTGTCATCAACTTTGAAGATGGCAAAATTGTGATTGAAGGCGATAGCTATGTAGGCAAAAAGCTGGGCGATTTACTGAAAAAATATGCAGGCCCTGTGGTGGATATGAGTCTGGTAGAGCGTTATCCTAATGCCAATGTAAATGGTGTAACGGCCTTTAGCTTTAAGCCAGAATTGCTTCCTGCATTTGTAAAAGAACTGGGCGTTGAAGCCTTGGTAAATATGGCACTCAGCCAAGGCGGTGTAACTGCCGATGAAATTGCCAAAGCATTCAAAGGTGATTTCGCCATCGTGTTCAGCGATTTTGCTTTCGAATCAAAATCATTTGGTAAAGACGCCAGTTATAAAAGCGTAGAACCCACCGGCAAATTGCTGATGGCCATTCGCATTGGCGACAAAGCAGCCTTCGACAAACTGATTGGTTTGGCTGAAAAAGAAGGCGGCATTCGTCGTGAAGGCAATCGTCTTGTACCTGTATCACCCCAAATTGATATGGAAGATGGTGAAATGACGGCGCCCATGCCGCAGCTTGGCGTGTTTGCCGGCATTGAAGGCGACCTGTTGATTATCAGCAACGACAGCACAGTGTATGCCAACTATGCCAGCGGTAAAGCTGGTGCAAAGTTGCCAGAGCAAGCCCGTACAGCTTTGAAAGATCAGAGTGTTGGTTTCTATCTCAACACGCCTTCTATCCTCAAAGGCATACCTGAAACTATGTTCGACAGCAGCGATGTGCATGAGAAAAACATCCTGAATCGTTCTAAGGAAATCTTTGGTGATGTATGGTTTTCTTCGGGCAACTTCGATGGCAAGAAACTGACGACAAAAGGTGAAATGCAAATGGCGCCGGGCAAAAACACCTTGCCGCAGCTGGTGCGTTACCTCATGTTCATAGCCGACGAAATGAAGGCGAAAGAAAAAGAGGAGGAAGAAATGTACAAACGCATGGAAGCTGAAATTGAAATGCAATAA
- a CDS encoding ATP-binding cassette domain-containing protein: protein MTITLDHIVPTPIREKVLQRSSQIWNQQVQLHASEWIKVKAPSGTGKTTLHHIIWHLRKDYTGNVLYNDQPVSALSQEALAGIRQTQLSVVFQDLRLFGQLTALENIELKRRMPATPYCSSEDVQAMAERLGVAHVLHQQAATCSYGEQQRIAIIRALVQPFEWLLMDEPFSHLDQQNTAKAAALIAEACTQRKAGFLLTDLDDDQHFSYTRYLQL, encoded by the coding sequence ATGACCATCACACTGGACCATATTGTACCAACACCCATTCGGGAAAAAGTATTGCAGCGTTCCTCACAAATCTGGAACCAGCAAGTGCAGCTGCATGCCAGCGAATGGATTAAGGTGAAAGCCCCCAGCGGTACAGGCAAAACCACGTTGCACCACATCATCTGGCATCTGCGCAAAGACTATACGGGCAATGTATTGTACAACGACCAACCGGTATCGGCACTTTCGCAAGAAGCATTGGCGGGCATAAGACAAACACAGTTGAGTGTGGTGTTTCAGGATTTACGGTTGTTTGGCCAGCTCACAGCTTTAGAAAATATTGAACTGAAACGCCGTATGCCGGCTACGCCTTATTGCAGCAGTGAAGATGTGCAGGCAATGGCCGAACGCTTGGGTGTGGCGCATGTGTTGCATCAGCAGGCTGCTACTTGTAGCTACGGCGAGCAGCAACGCATTGCCATCATTCGTGCCTTGGTGCAACCCTTTGAGTGGTTGCTGATGGATGAACCTTTCAGCCACCTCGATCAGCAAAATACAGCCAAAGCAGCAGCGCTGATTGCAGAAGCCTGCACCCAACGCAAGGCTGGTTTTTTGCTCACCGATCTCGACGATGATCAGCATTTTTCTTACACCCGTTATTTGCAATTGTAA
- a CDS encoding ATP-binding protein has translation MLFPDVIGQLETRQHLLDPVENNRLSHALLLVGKEGSGLLPLAINFGQYVVSMPAEKAAAAAPTPDLFGGGTDLFGAPIAPPEPAPEAHGGIDPLAAQLMHPDLHLSYPVLPKKSGDKPVSTDYISEFREFFKLMPYGSGFDWLQSINAENRQGNITAEECNDIIRKLSLKTFKARYKVLVMWLPEYLGKEGNKLLKLIEEPPVDTLFILATENEADVLPTIVSRCQTIRVPPLTEADVEEALINRCNATPDTARQLAMVCEGNYHEAQQLLQHNEDDFNGLLRDWLNASLLKGAKAFERFDLQNKFVTAVSSLGRERQKQFLRYFLQLVEQSIRLRLVGEEQVHLPPTEKDFALRLNKFSGLGQQKAIAEELEKAIYYIERNANAKMLFHALTLKLRGIVLEKTIFLTL, from the coding sequence ATGCTTTTTCCGGATGTAATAGGACAATTGGAAACCCGGCAGCACCTGCTCGATCCGGTGGAGAACAACCGCCTGAGCCATGCCCTGCTGCTGGTGGGTAAAGAAGGAAGCGGACTGCTGCCGCTGGCCATCAACTTTGGCCAGTATGTGGTAAGCATGCCCGCCGAAAAAGCGGCCGCGGCAGCACCCACCCCCGATTTGTTTGGCGGCGGCACCGACCTGTTTGGCGCACCCATTGCCCCACCCGAACCTGCCCCCGAAGCACATGGCGGCATCGACCCGCTGGCTGCACAGCTCATGCACCCCGACCTGCACCTGAGCTACCCCGTGCTACCCAAAAAAAGCGGCGACAAACCCGTGAGCACCGATTATATCAGCGAGTTCCGGGAGTTTTTCAAACTCATGCCCTATGGCTCCGGCTTCGACTGGCTGCAAAGCATCAACGCCGAAAACCGGCAGGGCAACATTACCGCCGAAGAGTGCAACGACATCATTCGCAAACTCAGCCTCAAAACCTTTAAAGCCCGCTACAAAGTATTGGTGATGTGGCTGCCCGAATACCTGGGCAAAGAGGGCAACAAGCTGCTGAAACTGATAGAAGAACCACCGGTTGATACCTTATTTATACTGGCCACCGAAAACGAGGCCGACGTGCTGCCCACCATTGTGAGCCGCTGCCAAACCATACGGGTGCCGCCGCTTACCGAAGCCGATGTAGAAGAAGCCCTCATCAACCGCTGCAATGCCACCCCCGACACGGCCCGTCAGCTGGCCATGGTATGCGAAGGCAACTACCACGAAGCGCAGCAACTCCTGCAGCACAACGAAGACGATTTCAACGGGCTGCTCCGCGACTGGCTCAATGCCAGCCTGCTAAAAGGTGCCAAGGCTTTTGAACGCTTCGATTTGCAAAACAAGTTTGTCACCGCCGTCAGCTCACTTGGCCGCGAAAGGCAAAAGCAGTTTCTGCGCTACTTTTTGCAGCTGGTGGAGCAAAGCATCCGCCTCCGCCTGGTAGGCGAAGAGCAGGTACACCTGCCCCCTACCGAAAAAGATTTTGCCCTCCGGCTCAACAAGTTTAGCGGCCTCGGCCAGCAAAAAGCCATTGCCGAAGAACTGGAGAAAGCCATTTACTACATAGAGCGAAACGCCAATGCCAAAATGCTGTTCCATGCCCTTACGCTCAAATTGAGGGGTATTGTGCTCGAGAAAACCATATTTTTGACGCTGTAA
- a CDS encoding glutathione peroxidase — protein MKYLSVLLALALMAFVPVSKPSIHAFKVESIDGGVIDFAKFKGKKILVVNTASKCGYTYQYEGLEKLYDQYKDKLVIVGFPANNFGGQEPGSNAEVKEFCTSKFDVSFPMAAKVSVKGSDKAAIFKWLTEKAENGVLDANIGWNFNKFLLDENGQLIQHFASRVEPTDEAITKYLK, from the coding sequence ATGAAATATTTATCTGTATTACTGGCGCTGGCCCTGATGGCTTTTGTACCCGTTTCTAAACCCAGCATTCATGCATTTAAAGTAGAAAGCATTGATGGCGGCGTTATTGATTTTGCCAAGTTCAAAGGCAAGAAAATTTTGGTAGTGAATACCGCCAGCAAATGTGGTTATACGTATCAATACGAAGGCCTTGAAAAGTTGTATGACCAGTACAAAGACAAGCTGGTGATTGTAGGCTTTCCGGCCAACAATTTCGGCGGGCAAGAACCCGGCAGTAATGCAGAGGTAAAAGAATTTTGTACCAGCAAGTTTGATGTCAGCTTTCCCATGGCAGCCAAAGTGAGTGTAAAGGGCAGCGATAAAGCCGCCATCTTTAAATGGCTTACTGAAAAAGCTGAAAATGGTGTACTCGATGCCAACATTGGCTGGAACTTCAACAAGTTTTTATTGGATGAAAACGGCCAGCTTATCCAGCACTTTGCCAGCCGTGTAGAACCTACCGATGAAGCCATTACCAAATATTTGAAATAG
- a CDS encoding sensor histidine kinase, whose translation MAKQPRQLLSAFAILCSLLICTSGLQAQLSIRLLPDSAVRKGELPWHTHFPIAATNGQFNPGFTNTAWWLTTTVYNTDSVVQQYKLVLNNPHINLLKYYQNGDTTPLHITGDWLPFAQRPFQDRDFVFPLQILPHDSIPILLLVDKANESLQLHAELYSNEAFEQMRHLQNLLMGAGLGWMLLIVLLSVFLGISLSDKAALIYALYVLFTMAWIVSNWGIGFQYLWPELTDFPSKARPVFLLLCTASFLATLPQFFPPFSSRKWLVKSIHISIGVQVTLAVVLLFSNYQQLPSVIKVPFLQVCSVCSIVSVVLCVLYLWRQWRNNAPLVGYYFTGISFLLFVTLLLNLHQFGISAAPNEFLNMYGSSLGLIGESTILGLGFAHRANLHRKQKEQLARQLLEQEKQLAEKIIAVEAEERARIGRDLHDTVGSMLATINMRLNKLIHQEKLPEEATGLQALIATTMQETRSISHNLVPPHLAGIGLEQVMLNHINSINQQAGLQVQFDYAVDTQLPESFQLLVYRICHELLHNIMKHAAASEANLSIAEDCGAIQIIAEDNGKGFSNSTASKGIGLKNIDNRIAYLKGTLHIDSNTSGTTIVITLPI comes from the coding sequence GTGGCAAAACAACCAAGACAACTGCTGTCTGCTTTTGCCATTTTATGCAGTTTGTTGATTTGTACATCAGGCTTGCAGGCGCAGTTGTCAATACGCTTACTCCCCGATTCAGCTGTTCGCAAAGGAGAACTGCCATGGCATACACATTTTCCGATAGCAGCTACAAACGGACAATTCAACCCGGGCTTTACCAACACCGCATGGTGGCTTACTACCACGGTGTACAACACCGATAGTGTAGTGCAGCAATACAAGCTGGTGCTAAATAATCCGCACATCAACCTGCTAAAGTATTACCAAAATGGAGATACCACGCCGCTCCACATTACCGGCGATTGGCTGCCATTTGCCCAACGTCCTTTTCAAGACAGAGACTTTGTGTTTCCCCTGCAGATTTTGCCTCACGACAGCATACCGATTTTGTTGTTGGTAGATAAAGCAAACGAGTCGCTACAACTGCATGCCGAACTATACAGCAACGAAGCATTTGAACAAATGCGGCATCTGCAAAATTTGCTCATGGGTGCTGGTCTTGGCTGGATGCTGTTGATTGTATTGCTCTCGGTATTTCTCGGTATTTCCTTATCGGATAAAGCTGCCCTTATCTACGCCTTGTATGTATTGTTCACCATGGCTTGGATTGTTAGCAACTGGGGCATTGGCTTTCAGTATTTATGGCCGGAACTCACCGATTTTCCGAGCAAGGCAAGACCCGTTTTTTTGTTGCTCTGCACCGCAAGTTTTTTAGCAACGCTTCCCCAATTCTTCCCTCCTTTTAGTAGCCGCAAATGGTTGGTAAAAAGTATTCACATCAGTATTGGAGTACAGGTGACACTCGCAGTCGTACTCCTTTTTTCCAACTATCAGCAATTGCCATCCGTTATAAAGGTTCCCTTTTTACAGGTATGCTCTGTATGTAGTATTGTTTCGGTTGTGCTGTGTGTATTGTACCTGTGGCGCCAATGGCGAAACAATGCGCCACTCGTTGGTTATTACTTTACCGGCATTAGCTTTTTGCTGTTCGTTACGCTACTACTCAACTTGCATCAGTTTGGCATTTCTGCTGCACCCAATGAGTTTTTAAACATGTATGGCAGCAGCCTTGGCCTCATTGGTGAAAGCACCATTCTTGGTTTGGGATTTGCCCACAGAGCCAATCTTCATCGAAAACAAAAAGAACAACTGGCCCGGCAATTGCTGGAACAGGAAAAACAACTGGCAGAAAAAATCATTGCTGTAGAAGCAGAAGAACGGGCCAGAATTGGCCGCGACTTACACGATACGGTTGGCAGCATGCTGGCCACCATCAACATGCGGTTGAACAAGTTGATTCATCAGGAAAAACTACCCGAAGAAGCTACCGGGCTTCAAGCATTGATTGCTACTACCATGCAGGAAACACGCAGCATTTCGCACAACCTGGTGCCACCGCATTTGGCCGGCATTGGATTGGAGCAAGTGATGCTCAATCACATCAACAGCATCAATCAGCAAGCAGGCTTGCAAGTACAATTTGATTATGCGGTTGACACACAACTGCCGGAATCATTTCAGTTGTTGGTATACCGCATTTGTCATGAGCTGCTACACAACATAATGAAACATGCAGCAGCCAGCGAAGCCAACCTTAGCATTGCCGAAGACTGTGGCGCCATTCAAATCATTGCCGAAGACAATGGCAAAGGTTTCAGCAACAGTACAGCGTCAAAAGGCATAGGTTTGAAAAACATCGACAACAGAATTGCATATCTGAAAGGCACACTGCACATTGACTCCAACACATCTGGCACAACCATTGTTATTACATTACCCATTTGA
- a CDS encoding FtsX-like permease family protein, with protein MATQPSIQPLLKKLIRAGIGKVRFLMATIGMGVAMMFILLAVQTFMNFNELLHGKNNDNETADFLVINKQITGERQSNKALSAFTKAEADSLQAQPFVEKMGVLTASNFSVNVSSYSDAIPFYSDAYFESVPDEFIDVQTNSWQWQQGQRDLPVIIPTFFIDLYNTGMAMSQQNLPQLSIEALKVIPLKITISGKGSSAELVGHIVGTSDRLNSILIPQSCMDWANQLYGYSTTPLTTRLVIKTNDPSDPELVKYLADRGWRTNTDKTRFSKVRVIVNWIVGIVGSIGLVMLLFGMLVFSLFIQLTIASSRPDIELLKTIGTSPKALQSFLMRQFMPVNGVVMLTVLLLLSGIQYGMHYLLAAQQMNIAAFISWVTIAAMLLVMLLVWLTNRSTVRRYLRS; from the coding sequence ATGGCCACGCAGCCTTCCATACAACCCTTGCTCAAAAAACTGATACGTGCCGGTATTGGTAAAGTACGTTTTTTGATGGCTACTATTGGTATGGGTGTAGCCATGATGTTCATTCTGCTGGCTGTGCAAACCTTCATGAATTTTAATGAGTTGTTGCATGGCAAAAACAACGACAATGAAACGGCCGATTTTCTCGTCATCAACAAGCAAATCACCGGCGAAAGGCAGAGCAATAAAGCGCTGAGTGCTTTTACAAAAGCAGAAGCCGATAGCCTGCAGGCACAACCTTTTGTCGAAAAAATGGGTGTGTTGACAGCGTCGAATTTTTCGGTGAATGTGAGTAGCTACAGCGATGCCATTCCTTTTTACAGTGATGCTTATTTCGAAAGTGTACCCGATGAATTTATTGATGTACAAACCAACAGTTGGCAGTGGCAACAAGGCCAGCGGGATTTGCCCGTCATTATTCCAACATTCTTCATCGATTTGTACAATACGGGCATGGCCATGAGCCAGCAAAATCTGCCGCAGTTGTCTATAGAAGCATTGAAAGTAATTCCGCTGAAAATAACGATCTCAGGCAAGGGCAGTTCAGCAGAATTGGTAGGTCATATTGTTGGCACTTCCGACCGCTTGAATTCTATTTTAATTCCGCAATCCTGCATGGATTGGGCCAACCAATTGTACGGCTACAGTACTACACCACTCACTACCCGCCTGGTCATTAAAACCAATGATCCTTCAGATCCCGAATTGGTGAAATACCTGGCCGACAGAGGCTGGCGTACCAATACTGATAAAACCCGCTTCAGCAAAGTGCGGGTCATTGTCAATTGGATTGTTGGCATTGTGGGCAGCATTGGTTTGGTGATGTTGCTGTTTGGTATGCTGGTGTTTAGTTTGTTTATACAGCTTACCATTGCCAGCAGCCGGCCCGATATTGAATTGCTCAAAACGATTGGTACTTCGCCCAAGGCATTGCAGTCATTTTTAATGCGGCAATTCATGCCTGTAAATGGTGTGGTGATGCTGACGGTTTTGCTACTGCTCAGCGGTATTCAATACGGCATGCATTATTTGCTGGCAGCACAGCAAATGAATATTGCAGCATTCATCAGCTGGGTAACCATTGCTGCCATGCTACTGGTGATGCTGCTGGTGTGGCTTACCAACAGGAGCACAGTACGGCGTTATTTGCGCAGCTGA
- a CDS encoding response regulator: MPELKPVRIFHIDDHLLFTQGVYSLLYDVPEITWLGSATNIQQGLQGCRVLQPDLLLLDYFLPDGNGLDLAKQLMQEDPSLHVIFLTMENSRSIMQQCKDMGIGGYLLKSTGRTELLDAIKTVQQRQQYYMWRQPDNLPLSEHDKLQRLSKREREIVLLVCEGLTTAEIADKLSLSQLTVSTHRKNLLRKLDLKNAAQLAMLATRIKEMDR, from the coding sequence ATGCCGGAGTTAAAACCAGTTCGGATATTTCATATTGATGATCATTTGTTGTTTACACAAGGCGTGTATTCATTGCTGTACGATGTGCCAGAGATAACATGGTTGGGCAGTGCTACCAATATACAGCAGGGTTTGCAAGGTTGCCGCGTATTGCAACCCGACCTGTTGCTACTCGATTATTTTTTACCCGATGGCAATGGGCTCGACTTGGCCAAACAGCTGATGCAGGAAGACCCATCATTGCACGTTATTTTCCTAACCATGGAAAATAGCCGCAGCATTATGCAGCAGTGTAAAGACATGGGCATTGGCGGCTATCTGCTCAAATCGACCGGCAGAACGGAACTGCTGGATGCGATAAAAACCGTGCAGCAACGGCAACAATATTACATGTGGCGACAACCTGATAATTTGCCCCTGTCTGAGCACGATAAACTGCAACGACTCAGCAAACGGGAAAGAGAAATTGTGCTGTTGGTATGCGAAGGATTGACGACTGCAGAAATTGCCGACAAGCTGAGTTTGAGTCAACTCACTGTATCAACCCACCGCAAAAATTTGCTGCGCAAACTGGATTTGAAAAATGCGGCGCAACTGGCCATGCTGGCCACCCGCATTAAAGAAATGGATCGCTAA